A portion of the Macaca mulatta isolate MMU2019108-1 chromosome 2, T2T-MMU8v2.0, whole genome shotgun sequence genome contains these proteins:
- the LOC694521 gene encoding destrin, whose amino-acid sequence MDPGTQVADEVCHIFHDMKVHKCSTPEEIKQRKKTVIFCLSADKKCIIVEEGKEISAGDTGVTITGPFKHFVGMLPEKDCCCALYDASFETKKFRRVLFVCLFLWAPELPPLKSKMICTNSKDGIKKKFQANEPEDLNWVCVRWVGT is encoded by the coding sequence ATGGACCCAGGAACGCAAGTTGCTGATGAAGTATGTCACATTTTTCATGACATGAAAGTTCATAAATGCTCCACACCAGAAGAAATCAAGCAAAGAAAGAAGACTGTCATTTTTTGTCTCAGTGCAGACAAAAAGTGCATCATTGTAGAAGAGGGCAAAGAGATCTCAGCTGGAGATACTGGTGTAACCATAACCGGTCCTTTCAAGCACTTTGTGGGAATGCTTCCTGAAAAAGATTGCTGCTGTGCTTTATATGATGCaagctttgaaacaaagaaattcagaagagtattgtttgtttgtttgtttttgtgggcACCAGAACTACCACCTCTGAAAAGTAAAATGATCTGCACAAACTCTAAGGAtggaatcaaaaagaaatttcaagCAAATGAACCAGAAGATCTCAATTGGGTTTGTGTTAGATGGGTGGGTACTTGA